Genomic DNA from Pelosinus sp. UFO1:
TATACGAAGGTATCGAAGGTTATGTCTATAGTTCACGCCATCCGCGGACGATAGCTTTACACCGGTACTACAATAGCTCAACGGGAGATCACTTCTATACCACTAATTTTAGAGAGCTTGGAACAGGGAGAAATGGTTATGTACATGAAGGTGTTCAATGTTATGTAATTAGAGCTAATTAAGCATGAATAGAGGTATCAGCAACCTTTTTTATGATACCGACGAACTGCAAAAGATATAGTATTAAATTGATCTTGGCAGCTGGTGCTTATCCCGTTTCTTTATGCGGAACCAAACAAGAACTTAAGGAAAGCAAAAGTTACAACTATGCTGGAAGAACTGAACGCTGCTATTAAAGTTGGTTTAGAGCAAAACAGGCATAATACAGGGCCACGTATTTTACTTACTGGTGTACCTGTTGGGCTAGGCTCAGAAAAAGTAATTAGGCTGGTTGAAGAACTGGGAGGAACAGTAGTTTGTCAATGAAGCCTTTCTTGAAATGATCCAGGCGTGATTGACGCTTTTAGTTGTCACATTACTCTCTATAAGATAAGCAATAACATATATAAATTCATGCCTTCGCAGGTTATTGCGACGGCTTTTTTTATTTTCAGGAAGGCAATTGAAGTGTTGACAAAATTAAACAGTATGGAATATAATGATTGATATTGATAATCGTTATCAATATCAATCATTATATTCCATACTAGAGGTAATTACACGCCATATTTTTAGTAATATTAACCAAACGTTAATATTATAATAATTTATTAGTCTTATAATTATGATATTGTAAATGTAGAAAATTACATATTTGGCAAACTTACTGAAAGGTAGGGACGCAAAGCTATGGGTCTAAGGACATTTGGTCTATGATTGCCAGGTTTCCCTTGAAAAAGGTATTGAAACCCAGGCATTCGTCTGGGAATTTTTGATTTCTTAATGAAATTATGCATGTAGATTACGGTTGAAGTATTCCATAACTAGCAACTTCGCAGGAATTATAAATGCATGAGATCATTTACAAATAAATTAGTATTTAGTTTTTAATAAAGGAGAATAAGATATGTCTATTAAAGCAAAAACCGTTACGTTGTTAGTGATTGCCCTTCTTATGACAGGGCTTATCGTCGGAGGGTCAGGTATGTATGTTCTCTATGGAAGAACATTGAATAACAATCAAGTGGCAATGAATGGCCAGGCTTCTCAGCTGGCGGGTGAGACAAGTGAATTATTTGCTTCATTTTCAAGAAGCGGTAAATATTATAGTGAAGATCTTGACCTTAAATCTGGAGATGCTTCCCGTGTACAAGATAAGATCAATGCATATTTCGCAGCCACATGGGGAGTTGATCGTCTGGTATTTATCAATTCTGCGGGCGCACGATTTGCCATAGCTCCCTACGATGCAAAAACAATAGGGGGAAGTGTGGCTGACCGGGATTTTTTTAAAGACACGATGAAGGATCAAAAGTCACACATTAGCGATGTAATAGTGAACAGGGCATCAGGAATACCCTCAGTCATAGTTACACAACCTGTCAAAACACAGGACGGTAAAATGGCGGGATTTGTTGCTCAGTCAATCTCCTTAGAAACCCTACAAAATTTTCTCGAGCAAGTCAAAGTGGGTGAAACTGGAGTGGCAGGTATTGTTGCTCAAGATGGATCAATACTAGCTCACACGAATAAAGATTTAATAAAAGAACAAATAAAAGTTCCTGAAAATATGTTACATTCTTTACTCGAGAATTCGGGGAAATTAATCCCTTACCCCGATTCTATCGGTCGAGACTCTTTGGCCTTAGCTGTACCAATTAAGAATACCCCCTGGGTGGTAATTGTTAGTATGCCTAAGAGTGAAATTATCAGTGACTTTTATGCTAGCCTTACTACTATGGTGATTTCTCTTTTAGTGGCTCTTCTTGTTGTCGGGTTAGTTGCATGGATATTCCTTATTAGACTATTACGTCCAATTGAAGAGATTTCTAGGCAAGTTGCGAAGATTGGTGACGGGGATCTCTCTGTAGCTATTACTTCTTCATCTAATGACGAGATTGGTATTTTGGCGAAGGCCCTATCAACGTCTATTGGGAATTTTAGACAAATGATTGTGAAAGTTCAGGAGGCAAGTGAAATAGTATCGGCTTCCTCTGAAGAGCTTACAGCAAGCACAGAACAATTATCTCAGGCGGCAAATCAAGTATCAACTGCAATAACAGGTGTGACTGACGGGACAACACATCAAATGCAGGCTGTAGATAACACAATGCATATCGTTGAACAAATGTCTGCGGGTCTTCAACAAATCGCTGCTAATACTGGCAGCGCTTCTGCTACAGCCGAGAAAACATCAAATACTGCTCAAGAAGGTGGTAAGGCTGTCCAGAAAGTTACGAGTCAGATGACGAATATTGAAACTTCAGTGAATAATTCAGCACAAGTAGTAGCTAAACTTGGTGAACGTTCTAAGGAAATCGGGCAAATCGTTGATACTATTGCGGGAATAGCCGGTCAAACGAATCTATTAGCCTTAAACGCTGCTATTGAAGCTGCTCGTGCTGGTGAACAAGGCCGTGGTTTTGCTGTGGTAGCTGAGGAGGTTAGAAAACTCGCGGAACAGTCTCAAGGAGCTGCGAAAGAGATTGCTGCTTTGATTGGAGAAATTCAGGCAGATACGACTAAGGCTGTACTAGCAATGAATGATGGAACTGATGAGGTAAGAAAAGGTACAGAAGTTGCCATAGCCGCGGGACAATCTTTTAACGAGATTGCTTTACTTATTGAAGAAGAGTCGGATCAAATCCGTGAAATTTCTGCAGCCATTGAGCAGATGGCTAACGGTAGCCAACAAATCGTATCTTCAGTAAAGGAAATTACGAAGATTAGTAAGGATGCGACAGGTCAAGCACAAACTGTATTAGCAGCTACAGAAGAACAAACTGCATCTATTCAGGAGATTGCTTCTTCCAGCACGGATCTGTCTCAAATGGCAGGAAATTTGCAGGACATTGTATCCAAGTTTAAGATTTAGGTATAACAGGTATACGGCATATATTCACTTTTTAAACGGAGGATAGAAAATGACTATAACTGTAATTTATTTTGAAAAAGTATCACCTGAAATACATAAGATGATTGAAACCTATAAGGAACCTACTACAGAAATAGTCTATTGGCATGATCTAAATGATAGTCAAAAAGAACATTTTTTATCGAGGGCACATTATTTTATTACTGCCGCTTTTCCGATTACACGAAGTATTATAGGGAAGGCCCCTAACTTAAAATTGATTCAAAAAACAGGCAGTGGCGTTGATAATATTGATCTAGAAGCTGCAGAAGAAAGGGGTATTTTAGTCGCCAGCACCCCAGGGGCAAATTCATCTAGTGTTGCCGAAATGACAATCGGTATGATTTTATGTCTCTATCGCAAGCTTCATTTTTTAGATCAAGAAACGAAGCAAGGGAAATGGCTCATGTGGGAACATCGTCCATTTATGTTCGAAATGAAGGGGAAAACCCATGGGATTATCGGTATGGGCAATATCGGAAAAAAAGTGGCTCTGTTGTCAAAAGGGTTTGGAACCAATGTAATTTATTTTAATAGAAACCGACTTTCAATTGAAGACGAAAACAAGTTGGGAATCTCCTATACTTCCTTTAGAGAACTCTTAACAATTTCTGATATT
This window encodes:
- a CDS encoding 2-hydroxyacyl-CoA dehydratase, which produces MLIPFLYAEPNKNLRKAKVTTMLEELNAAIKVGLEQNRHNTGPRILLTGVPVGLGSEKVIRLVEELGGTVVCQ
- a CDS encoding methyl-accepting chemotaxis protein — translated: MSIKAKTVTLLVIALLMTGLIVGGSGMYVLYGRTLNNNQVAMNGQASQLAGETSELFASFSRSGKYYSEDLDLKSGDASRVQDKINAYFAATWGVDRLVFINSAGARFAIAPYDAKTIGGSVADRDFFKDTMKDQKSHISDVIVNRASGIPSVIVTQPVKTQDGKMAGFVAQSISLETLQNFLEQVKVGETGVAGIVAQDGSILAHTNKDLIKEQIKVPENMLHSLLENSGKLIPYPDSIGRDSLALAVPIKNTPWVVIVSMPKSEIISDFYASLTTMVISLLVALLVVGLVAWIFLIRLLRPIEEISRQVAKIGDGDLSVAITSSSNDEIGILAKALSTSIGNFRQMIVKVQEASEIVSASSEELTASTEQLSQAANQVSTAITGVTDGTTHQMQAVDNTMHIVEQMSAGLQQIAANTGSASATAEKTSNTAQEGGKAVQKVTSQMTNIETSVNNSAQVVAKLGERSKEIGQIVDTIAGIAGQTNLLALNAAIEAARAGEQGRGFAVVAEEVRKLAEQSQGAAKEIAALIGEIQADTTKAVLAMNDGTDEVRKGTEVAIAAGQSFNEIALLIEEESDQIREISAAIEQMANGSQQIVSSVKEITKISKDATGQAQTVLAATEEQTASIQEIASSSTDLSQMAGNLQDIVSKFKI
- a CDS encoding 2-hydroxyacid dehydrogenase, which codes for MTITVIYFEKVSPEIHKMIETYKEPTTEIVYWHDLNDSQKEHFLSRAHYFITAAFPITRSIIGKAPNLKLIQKTGSGVDNIDLEAAEERGILVASTPGANSSSVAEMTIGMILCLYRKLHFLDQETKQGKWLMWEHRPFMFEMKGKTHGIIGMGNIGKKVALLSKGFGTNVIYFNRNRLSIEDENKLGISYTSFRELLTISDIVSLHIPLLAETRNLIGETELNLMKPNAILINVARGNIIDEKALVQALKTGNLLGVGMDTWSSEPMQADNPLLQFTNVLATPHVGGGTRDVLENVLRLSFENIEKVEKAKMPNNLV